The Thalassoglobus sp. JC818 genome segment ATCGCATACGGCAACCTTCTCGGAACCGGACCTCAGGATGTTCCTGTGGAAAATGCTGGAGGAGCGGGAACTCGTGATGCTCACTGGAGAGAATCAATCTTCGGAACTGAGTTGATGACCGGTTACCTGAACTCGGGAGTCTCAAACCCGATCAGTTCAGTCACCGTCGCTTCTCTGGCAGACATGGGATATGAGGTCAACATGGCCGCAGCCGACTTCTACACGTTGCCGGGGTCATTGACTTCAACGACAACCGAAAATGGAACAGCTACAGGTTCTGATTCAAAGTCACTCCACGATGACGACCATGAAGATGAGGACCACGACCATGATCACGGTTTCGGGATTGTTTACATCCCTGACTACATCATCATGCCGACTGTCGACGAAGTCTCGAGCATGAACCCGCTCGCATTAAAACAACTGCGTCGCTTCGGAAAAGCGAAACTCGACGACGAATGGTTTTCGCAGTTCGAATCGCTGTCGGTCTGAGTGACTGCCGATACTTGAGTGTTGATTGAAGCCCGGAGTGGAAAGCTCCGGGCTTTTTTCGTTCAAGCTGCCCTAACCTCTACGATCCGCACAATCGCTTCAGAATGTTGTAAAAAGTACACACTCTTGGTGACTTTTCGCCTCACGCTCAACTCCGCGGTGTAACGTTTGATGTTGGATTCTGTCACAGTTGGTCGTTGAATTGCGCAATGCTGTGATCGATTTCAGCCTCGCGGACCGGAGTCCGCCAGAACACGACTTTCCAATTGGGAAAGAATCGCAGACAGTACTCTCTGCGATGCCTGTTCATTATGATCGATTACCATCGCCTAAAAACCGACCTGCTGGCGCTGGGGCTGTTCGCTGTCACTTTGTTCATCGGATTGGCCCTGTACAGCTACGATCCGGCGGATCCACCGTCGAATCTGGTTTACCCTGCGCGGTCACAAGCAATGAACCTCTGTGGACCGACTGGTGCCCTCCTCTCTCACGCGCTCGTGAATACATTTGGATTGGGAGCCTGGTTTCTGCTGTTCGGGATGTTCTGTCTGGACATTGGACTCTTCTCCCGAAAGCAAATTGCTGACCCATTCATTCGAATGGTCGGAGTTGTGGCGATGTTGATATCGCTGTGTCTGCTCTTGCAACTCGCTGTTCCACGCTTGCCAGCCTCTCCACTCATCGGAAGCGGCGGCTATCTTGGAGCATGGGGAAAAGTCCTGCTGACCGAACGATTTTCAGTCGTTGGTTCCACAGTCATCATCGGGACGATCTTCTCAGTCGGCTTGCTGTTGGCGACGGAAACGGTTCTGTTTCGTCTCACGCTCCGCGTACTCAAGGCTCTGATCCGCCCTGTGACATGGTTGGTGACGCAGTTCTACAAACGTCGAAGCGAACGTCAGAAGGCACTGCTTGAACGTGCACGTGAAATCGAAACCGCATCGGACTCAGTCGCAGAAATTCAAAACGAAGAAGTGCAAGACGACGAGCCTGAAATCGAACACCGGGTGCCGACGGAATTCAAAGTCAATCCTCCGATCACTGTCGCATCGCGCAACAACAGCGTACTCGGGAAGATGTTCCGTCCGAAGACTTCAGAGTCGCTTCAGCATGTCGAACTCCCCTCGTTGGACATTCTCGAAGAAGCTGAAGAATTTCCGTTTGAACTCCTCGCCAAGAAAGCTCAGGAAGCAGCCGCGGTTCTCGAACGAACATTCGACGAATTTGGTCTCAACGTGAAAGTCGCTGAGATCGACACGGGTCCGGTGGTGACTCAATTCGAACTCGAACTTGAAGCGGGGCTGCGAATTTCTAAGGTTGTCAACCTGGCGGACGATCTGGCTGTCGCGCTGCGCGTTCCAGCTGTTCGTGTGGTCTCACCGATTCCCGGGAAGAATACCGTTGGAGTTGAAGTTCCAAACGAAAAACAAGTGACCGTCCGGTTGAAAGAACTCGCCGAAGCCTGCTCTGAACAGGCTGAGAAAATGGCGGTCCCGATCTTTCTCGGAAAAGACGTGAGTGGCCGTCCACTCGTCGTCGACATGACCAAGATGCCTCACCTGTTGATTGCTGGACGAACAGGAACCGGAAAGAGTGTGTGTCTCAACACGCTGATCACCTCCATCCTGATGACGCGATCGCCGGAAGATGTGCGCATGCTGATGATTGACCCGAAAATGGTCGAACTCAGTCCGTACACCAAAATTCCTCACCTGATGAACCCTGTCATCACTGACATGAAAAAGGCTGAGGCTGTTTTGGCTTGGGCAGTCGACAAAATGGAAGAGCGCTACGACATGCTGGCCCGTGTCGGAGTGCGTCATCTCGACAGCTACAACAAGCTGGGACGGGAAACCGTTCTGGATCGAATGGGTCTCACCGAAGACGACGAAGAAGCCGATCAGGTTCCTGAGCGGATGCCATACATCGTGATCATTGCCGACGAAATGGCCGACCTCATGATGACGAACGGCAAGGAAGTCGAATCACACATTATTCGACTTGCTCAAAAGTCCCGAGCTGTCGGAATTCACCTTGTACTGGCAACTCAAAAACCGACCGTGGACGTCATCACTGGTTTGATCAAATCAAACTTGCCGGCTCGAATCTCCTTCCAGGTTGCCTCCCGAACGGACAGCCGCGTCGTGCTTGACGAAATGGGCGCTGACAAGCTTCTCGGAAACGGAGACATGTTGTACCTCGCTCCCGGAACGAGCAACCTGACTCGTGCTCAGGGAACGTACGTGAGTGACGACGAAGTCAACTCGATCATCAACTTCTACAGCGACTACGAGCCGCGTTACTCACCGGAAATTGCTCAAGCAACTAAGGCAGCGAGTTCCGCCGGAGCGATGAGTGGTGGGGTTTCGACCGAACGAGACGATCTCTACTCGCAAGCTGTTCAGATCGTCCTGCGGGAAGGTCGCGGAAGCGTTTCCCTTCTGCAACGAGCGATGGGAGTTGGGTACGGCCGAGCGGCGAGAATGATCGATCACATGGCCGAGGATGGTATTGTCGGCGATTACAACGGTTCCAAATGCCGTGAAGTCATTTGCAGCTACGAAGAGTGGGAAGAACGCCAACAGCAAATGGAAATGGCTTATTGAAACTGAACGCTCTGTGCACAAGACTATGCACAATGTCCGATGCGAACGGTGACTGTCGCTTGAAGTGATCTCCCTAAAGGCAATTCACTCAAACGACTGCGGGTTTCTTCGAGAGTCACCCGTTCTGCAACGTCCAGAGAAACCATGAAGGTGATCTAACGGAGCGTTTCATTGCGTGATCTTCGAGCGAATTCGTCAACGGGATGGGCGTCCAATATCTTCCGTTGTCTTCATACGTTGAGTGCCGTTGTCATTGGATTCTTGCTGTTCGCTATCGAGGCTTACTCGGAAGTCCTTGCGAAATCCCCGTTGGATCAGACTCGCCCGAATGTGATTCTGATTCTCGCGGACGACATGGCTCTCGGCGATCTCTCCTGCCTCAACGGGAACCGCACCAAGACTCCGCATCTTGACCAGCTTAAAGAAGAAAGTGTCTGGTTCTCACAGGCTTACTCCGGATCTCCCGTCTGTGCTCCTGCTCGGGCTGCGTTGCTAACGGGGCGATACCCTCACCGGACGGGAGTCGTAACGCTGAACATGGTCGACTACCCGGAGCTAACTCGTCTTCGGCTCGACGAAACGACGATGGCAGACATCTTTCGGAAAAATGGCTATCGGACCGGTCTGATCGGGAAGTGGCACTTGGGGCTCGGTTCCGAGTACCACCCACTCAATCGTGGATTCGATGTCTTCGAAGGGTTCTCAGGACACCTATATGTCCCTAACTATTTTAAATACAAGCTGCAAGTTCAAAACGAGACACAGCAATTCCAAGATCGTTATTTGACCGACGATTTCACCGACCGAGCGATCAACTTTGTGACTCAAAACGCCGAGCGACCGTTCTTTCTTCATCTTGCTCATTACGCTCCGCATCGGCCGCTCGGAGCTCCAGAAGAGAAGATCAGGTACTTTCTTGAGCAAGGATTCGACAAGCAAACATCAACCGTTTACGCCATGATCGAAGTTCTCGATGAGGGAATCGGTCGGCTCCTGTATCAACTCGACGAACTCGGAATTCGCGAGCAAACTCTTATTCTGTTCGCGAGCGATAATGGGCCCGATCCGGTTATTGCTGAACGGTTCAACCTGAACCTGAGAGGGACGAAGTACATGGTCAACGAAGGCGGGATTCACGTTCCATTGATGGTCAACTGGAAGAAGACCTTCGCCCCTCATGTTATCGACCGCCCTGTCCATTTCACCGACGTACTGCCCACCCTGATCGAAGTTTGCCGCCTCGAACACTCGCCAACCAATCGGCTGGATGGTGTCAGCTTTGTAACGAGTCTGACAACGGAATCCCCCGCAGAGCGCAACACCCCATTGTTCTGGCAGTGGAACCGAACGACGCCAAGGTACTCGCACAACGCGTCGATACGCGAAGGAAACTGGAAGCTCGTCCGTCCGTTTGTCACTCGCAATGTCCCGAAAGGAGATTCGTCGGAACCGGCCGAGTTATTCAATCTTGAACAAGATCCCTTCGAGACCAATGATCTGTCAGCGAGTGAACCGGAACTGACCCAGCGAATGCTTCAACAGTTGCAAGACTGGTCAAACGAGGTTGAATCCTCACGTACTCGCCCACAGGCCGAAACTACGAAAAGCTCGGACCCGCAGAATTAGCTGTTTCATAAAGCCTCTCAGGCTCGCTTGACTCGAGAAGTGCCGTTTGAGTTGTGATTCCAATTCGAACGCGAATCGCGGCGTTTTCAGAGACTTTCTTTCGTAAAGTACCTGCTGCGAGGTAAGCTTTCCGATGTGTTTCGAAGAATCGCATCTCGAGCTCTGTGACGATTTTCAGTCGGCCTGTTGGAGAGAGTGTTTCGGAACATCCGGCGAGATGAGCACCGGGGTTTTCATTTGACCCTGCAAGAAGATATCATTTTCCGTTGATGCATCCTTCCCAAGAAGCGGACCCGCCAAGTGTGCCGATTTTTATTCTGGACGACTTTACCCCTCCTGTTCTCCCTGCAAGCGGTTGCTGACTCTGCTGGGATTGAGTTCTTCGAACAGAAAATCCGCCCCGTTCTGATCAAACATTGCTACGAGTGTCACTCCGTCGAAACCAAATCTGTGAAGGGAGGTCTGCTCGTCGATTCGGCAGCTGGACTCCTGAATGGGGGCGACTCGGGACCTTCGCTCGTCGCGGGTCGACCCGACGAGAGTGTGCTGCTTGAAGCACTGAGATACGAGTCTTACGAAATGCCGCCGTCGGGGAAGCTCCCGGAAGAAGTCATACAGGACTTTGAAAAGTGGGTCAGCATGGGTGCTCCTGATTCGCGCACAGACCCGGTCAAAGGAGGCAGCGAGTCGAAAGAAATTGACTTCGAAGCAGCCCGGCAGTTCTGGGCATTCCAGCCACCTGAATCACATGTCGTCCCGACGGTTCAGGATGTGGAATGGCCGAGAAGCTGGATCGACTCCTTTGTTCTCAGTGAGTTGGAAGCACATGACCTTCAACCGATGCCCGACGTCGAACGATCAAGCCTCATCCGTCGAATTGCTTACGATCTAACTGGGCTGCCGCCTTCGCTCGACGATCTGAAAGCCCTTGATGAGGACGCGAGCCCGAAGGCAATCGAAGCGTTCATTGACCGGCTCCTGGCATCACAAAGATTTGCCGAACATTGGGCCCGACACTGGCTCGACGTCGCGCGGTATGCTGATTCCAACGGTGCGGACTTCAACGCGACATTTCACAATGCGTGGCGTTACCGCAACTATGTCATCGACACCTTCCACGAAGACCGTCCATTCGACGAATTTGTGCGAGAACAAATTGCTGGCGACTTTCTCGACGCAGAGTCAATGGAAGAGACTTCTCGAAATTTGATCGCCACCGGTTTCCTGATGGTCGGAACCAAGATGCTCAGCGAGCGCGACAAAGAGAAGCTGCGGATGGATGTGGTCGACGAACAGATCAACTCGATCGGCAAAGTCTTTCTTGGAATGACGGTCGGATGCGCCCGTTGTCACGATCACAAATTCGACCCGATTCCAACGTCAGACTACTACGCTCTCGCTGGCATTCTTCGCAGCACGCAGACTCTTGACGGGGAGATCCAGAAGTACGTCTCGAACTGGACGCGTCAGCCTCTCCCGATGACAGAGGAGCATGAACAATCGCTGGCAGAATACAACGCGAGAGTTCAAAAGCTGGAAAAAGAGATCAAAGAAGCACAGACCGAGCTGACTCAACTTGAGGATTCATCGACTCGCTCTTTGATCCTCGAACAAGGCATTCTAATTGATGATTCCGAGGCAAAGCTGATTGGCAACTGGAAGTCGTCGACCTATTCCAAGAACTTCATCGGCAAAGGGTACATTCACGACGACAAGCAAGATCTCGGGCAAAAGAAGGTCATCTTTGAAGTCAATGTTCCGGAAGATGGAGAGTATGAAGTGCGGCTCGCTTTTCCCGGATCGGGTGGCCGTGCCAGCAATGTTCCGGTTGTTATCGATCACGCAGAAGGGTCAGCGACGATTTCAGTCGATCAAACCAAGCGGGCCAAACTGCTGACGATGCTTCAGCCTGTGGGACGATTCCCGATTCAAGCCGACAAGCCGTTCGTTGTCACAATCTCAAACACAGACACCAATGGGTACGTCATTGTCGACGCGTTGCAAGTCGTCAATGTGAATGAACTATCTGAAGAAAACACCGAAGCTGCCGATGAAAACCTCGCCAAAATCGAGGCGCAGCGAGAGCACCTGGATCAGTTAAAAGCCCGCCTCAAGGAAGTTAAAGACGATGCTCCGCCCCCTGCACCTGTCGCACTGGCGGTTCGTGAAGCAGAGGATCAAGGTGACTATTCAATTTGCATCCGCGGTGAGCCCAGAAACCTCGGCGCGAAAGTGCCTCGCGGATTCCTGACAGTCGCCACTTACGATTCAGCTCCGGAGATTCCTGCTGGTCAGAGTGGTCGCCTCAGCCTGGCTGAATGGCTGGCCGACCCGCAGAATCCGTTGACAGCTCGCGTTTATGTCAATCGCGTCTGGCAGCATCTCATTGGTCATGGTCTCGTGCGCAGCGTCGACAACTTTGGGCACTTGGGGGAACGACCTTCTCATCCTCAGCTGCTCGATCAGTTGGCTGTTGAATTCATTCAGCACAACTGGTCGACGAAATGGCTCATCCGAGAAATCGTGCTGAGTCGGACCTATCAGCAGACGAGCGAACACGATGAATCTCGTTGGAAGATCGATCCGGAAAATCGTCTGTTGTGGCGGATGAATCGCAAGCCGCTCTCTGCCGAACAGATCCGAGACACGATGCTGCAAGCTACGGGAAGTCTGGATGATTCACAGACAGAATCTCCGGTGGCAGCATTGGGAACTCTCGTTTCACAAAACAATCCGAACGATGCGAAAGTTCAACTTGCCTCGACAAACACACGCACGATTTATCAACCGGTGATTCGAAATGAGCTTTCCTCTCTGATGAGAGTCTTCGACTTTGCGGACCCAGATTTCGTGACTGGTCGCCGGGCCGAAACGACAGTGCCCACCCAATCGTTGTGGATGTTGAATTCGCCGATGATTTCGGAACGATCGCAAATCATTGGCAAGCAGATTACCGAACTGGCCGAGTTGACCAGTGAAGAGAAAGTCCAAGCGTTGTATCGCCGAATTCTGGGGCGAACCGCAACAAGTCAGGAGGCTGAAGTTGCGATTCAATTCGTTTCGCCATTCGAGCAATCACCGGCTGTCGGAACGAATTCCGAGAGCGATTCTAAGACACCTGAGATAGAGCCGAACGCAGAGGACTGGGCTGACCTTGCCCATGCCATCATCGCATCATCGACATTTCGGATGCTCGACTAGCTGTGAGAAGAACTTTGGACTTCCGAGCGAAGTTGAATTCAAAGAATCAAACCGAAATCAGCAGAGACGTACTCCATCAAATTCTGATTCAAAACATCGTGAGCCAACCCGCCACAATTTGTTGACATGCCTGTAATCCCTGGGAAGCCTTCCATGCCACGACAGATCACCCGTCGTCATCATCTTCAGCAACTGACCGCCGGAAGCATTGGCGTGTCACTCGCTGGTCTTCAGGGCCGAACACTCGAAGCAGCCACCAGCTTTCAGAATCCGGGGCCGCACCATCGCCCGGCGGCCAAGCGAGTGATTTTTCTGTTCATGCATGGCGGTCCGAGTCAGGTGGACCTGTTTGACTACAAGCCGGAACTTCAGAAACGAGACGGCGGTCAAATCCCCTTCGATGTTCCCGATAACCTCGATGCCAAAACAACGTTGATGGCATCTCCGTGGAAGTTTCAACAGTACGGAGAATCTGGACAGTGGGTTTCTGAACTCCTGCCGCATCTCGCCAAGAAAGTTGATGAGATCTCACTCATCAAATCGATGCACAGCAAGGGACAGTCCCATGGGCAGGCCGTTTCCATGCTGCACACCGGGAGTGACAATCTTGTTCGCCCATCTGTAGGAGCCTGGATTTCCTACGGACTCGGAAAAGAGAATCACGATCTTCCAGCTTTTGTTGCGATCGGTCCAAGCAGCGGCCATGGAGGTCCTCGTAACTATGGGTCCGCTTTTCTTCCGACGGAACATCAGGCAACAACGATCGGACGTCAGGGAAAATTGGGCGACGCCACGATCGAACACTTACATGCTTCGACGAGCGAAGATGGCACACGTCAACACCGGCGTCTCGAACTCATTCAGTCGCTGAATCAAACGCATCTCGATCGAATCGGGCGTGACCCTCGAATCACGGGGATGATCGAGTCGTACGATCTAGCAAGTCGAATGCAACGCGTCGCTCCGCAAGTGCTCGATTTGTCGCAAGAGTCACAGGCGACTCATGAACTGTATGGAACGGACAAGAAGGAGACCGAAAACTTCGGTCGGCAATGTCTTCTGGGTCGGCGACTGCTGGAGGCTGGAGTTCGCTATGTTGAACTCTCCACCGGAAACGTTTGGGACCAACACGGTGGTCTGAAAGAAGGACATACCAAAAACGCCCTCGCAACGGATCAACCGATCGCCGCTCTTCTGACTGATTTGAAAGCTCGAGGTCTCCTTGAGGATACCGTCGTTGTCTGGGGCGGAGAGTTTGGACGGACACCGACTGTGCAAGGGAGCAACGGGCGAGATCACAACCCGCAGGGATTCTGTACGTGGCTCGCAGGTGGTGGTGTCAAAGCTGGCTTCTCACACGGAGAAACAGATGATTTCGGTTATCATGCAGCAATCGACCGAGTTCACATGCACGACCTGCATGCAACGATCCTCCACCTGCTCGGAATCAACCACGAACAACTGACCTATCGATATGCCGGTCGCGACTTCCGTCTGACCGATGTGGCGGGCAGAGTGGTCAACGAAATCATTGCCTAGAGCAAGTTGCTCTTACCTGTGCAGTCGCTTGCACTGTTTCATAAGTTAAATGGCTGTGCTTGCTCGTGCACACGAAAAAAGAAAATGCTCTTAAGGTACTCTGCCCCGCGTGATGGGATTCTCTGTAACTCCAACCCGGAACGGATGTTAAATGATCGCGTGCAAGTCATGCTGTTAACTCAACAAACGGCTTAGAAGAATCCACCTCCACCCCCTCCACCAGCACTTGCCCCGCCGCCACCGAACCCGCTTCCAAATCCACTGCCTTGAGGTGCTTGTGAATCCCCTTCGTTTCGCTCTTTCCTTGGCCAACCTGGAAGATCGTCCAAGCCTTTCAGGTTTTCTCGCAGCTTAACGAGGAGTCGATCGATCTCGCGATGAGTAGCTCGATTCTGACGAATCACGAAGCTGCTATGGATGAAGCTCAAATCGCCAGATCCACCCTGCTCTTTCCACGAGTTATCGCCTGTTGTGTGAATCAGAACATCCGCCAGAGCTTCGGGATCGTCGATATACAAGTCGCGAACATCATAGACACGTGTTTCGTAGTACTCATCTGCAACGTATTTGGGCATCACGACCAAAACGTTATTCTTCACAATGAAACCAAGTTCGGCAGTTTCCAGCAGCAGTGTCAGAGCGTCCTGCAACTCGACTCCGGTGACCGTTAAAGTCAATTCGTGATCTTGGCTGATCCCTTCGTTGTCCAGTTCTTTTTGGTCTAGCAGGATGGGAATCTCATGAAGGCTTGAGAAGTATTCGACGACATCTCGCAGGGGGACATCAAACATTTCGACAGCTGTCGTTTCGCGCAGAGCATCTTCGACTTTCTTTCGCACTGGGCGGATCCGAGGGCTGACTTGAGACTCGGACGTTTTATCTTTTGTAGAATCAGCTTCTCCGCTGTCAGGGCCAAAAGGATTGTCATCGCTCTGAGCTTGTTCTTCCTCGGGAACAACAATTGTTCCAATGACCGGTGGCCGCGCTTCTTCGAGTTGAATCTCACCTTCCTGAGCATTCACCGGCGAAATAAGAATGATGAGTCCAAGAATCCCCGTCGAACAGATCATGCAGTGATTGAAAACTCTCATTCATATCTCCCAGCGAGTGCGATTGTTAGCGGAGTTGAGATGGAATTTACCGAGCGATCGGTGAAGGATTCGCGAAAACCTTCTGCATTGTCTCAATGAAATAAAAGATAGAAAGCAGCCACGCAGTAAGAATTGTCGACTGAGTGGCTGCTTGTACTTGTTCCGGTCGTTGAAACACTCTCTCAAGTGAAACGTCGGCCGTTGAGAGAATCAACACTTTTTTACTGTGATTAACCACCACCCATAAATCCGCCACCGAATGAGGCAGGTTCGGGCCGATCATGGACAGGCCAATCGGGGGAGTTTGGATTGGAACGAATCTGCTTGGCAAGTTGATTGAGGAGCGTTTCAATTTCGTCATGAACGGCAGGTGTCTGACGAATGATGACACTTCCGTTGAAAAACGAGATATCCCCTTCTCCATCTTGATGTCTCCAGGAAACAACTCCAACGGTGTTAAGAAGAACATCAGCCAAAGTTTCAGGGTCATGAACATTGAGTGATCGAACATCGTAAACGCGAGTCACATACTCTTCTTCTGCGCTGTACTTTGTCGTGATGTAAAGCAATTCGTCTTTCACGAGATAGGTCAATTCAAGCGGTTTGAGCATTAACTTCAAACCTGTCGACAATGGGACATTCTTGATGTCAATGGAAACTTCGTCATCAACAGTGAGCCCTTCTTCACTCAATGCT includes the following:
- a CDS encoding DNA translocase FtsK 4TM domain-containing protein, translated to MIDYHRLKTDLLALGLFAVTLFIGLALYSYDPADPPSNLVYPARSQAMNLCGPTGALLSHALVNTFGLGAWFLLFGMFCLDIGLFSRKQIADPFIRMVGVVAMLISLCLLLQLAVPRLPASPLIGSGGYLGAWGKVLLTERFSVVGSTVIIGTIFSVGLLLATETVLFRLTLRVLKALIRPVTWLVTQFYKRRSERQKALLERAREIETASDSVAEIQNEEVQDDEPEIEHRVPTEFKVNPPITVASRNNSVLGKMFRPKTSESLQHVELPSLDILEEAEEFPFELLAKKAQEAAAVLERTFDEFGLNVKVAEIDTGPVVTQFELELEAGLRISKVVNLADDLAVALRVPAVRVVSPIPGKNTVGVEVPNEKQVTVRLKELAEACSEQAEKMAVPIFLGKDVSGRPLVVDMTKMPHLLIAGRTGTGKSVCLNTLITSILMTRSPEDVRMLMIDPKMVELSPYTKIPHLMNPVITDMKKAEAVLAWAVDKMEERYDMLARVGVRHLDSYNKLGRETVLDRMGLTEDDEEADQVPERMPYIVIIADEMADLMMTNGKEVESHIIRLAQKSRAVGIHLVLATQKPTVDVITGLIKSNLPARISFQVASRTDSRVVLDEMGADKLLGNGDMLYLAPGTSNLTRAQGTYVSDDEVNSIINFYSDYEPRYSPEIAQATKAASSAGAMSGGVSTERDDLYSQAVQIVLREGRGSVSLLQRAMGVGYGRAARMIDHMAEDGIVGDYNGSKCREVICSYEEWEERQQQMEMAY
- a CDS encoding arylsulfatase: MRDLRANSSTGWASNIFRCLHTLSAVVIGFLLFAIEAYSEVLAKSPLDQTRPNVILILADDMALGDLSCLNGNRTKTPHLDQLKEESVWFSQAYSGSPVCAPARAALLTGRYPHRTGVVTLNMVDYPELTRLRLDETTMADIFRKNGYRTGLIGKWHLGLGSEYHPLNRGFDVFEGFSGHLYVPNYFKYKLQVQNETQQFQDRYLTDDFTDRAINFVTQNAERPFFLHLAHYAPHRPLGAPEEKIRYFLEQGFDKQTSTVYAMIEVLDEGIGRLLYQLDELGIREQTLILFASDNGPDPVIAERFNLNLRGTKYMVNEGGIHVPLMVNWKKTFAPHVIDRPVHFTDVLPTLIEVCRLEHSPTNRLDGVSFVTSLTTESPAERNTPLFWQWNRTTPRYSHNASIREGNWKLVRPFVTRNVPKGDSSEPAELFNLEQDPFETNDLSASEPELTQRMLQQLQDWSNEVESSRTRPQAETTKSSDPQN
- a CDS encoding DUF1553 domain-containing protein translates to MCRFLFWTTLPLLFSLQAVADSAGIEFFEQKIRPVLIKHCYECHSVETKSVKGGLLVDSAAGLLNGGDSGPSLVAGRPDESVLLEALRYESYEMPPSGKLPEEVIQDFEKWVSMGAPDSRTDPVKGGSESKEIDFEAARQFWAFQPPESHVVPTVQDVEWPRSWIDSFVLSELEAHDLQPMPDVERSSLIRRIAYDLTGLPPSLDDLKALDEDASPKAIEAFIDRLLASQRFAEHWARHWLDVARYADSNGADFNATFHNAWRYRNYVIDTFHEDRPFDEFVREQIAGDFLDAESMEETSRNLIATGFLMVGTKMLSERDKEKLRMDVVDEQINSIGKVFLGMTVGCARCHDHKFDPIPTSDYYALAGILRSTQTLDGEIQKYVSNWTRQPLPMTEEHEQSLAEYNARVQKLEKEIKEAQTELTQLEDSSTRSLILEQGILIDDSEAKLIGNWKSSTYSKNFIGKGYIHDDKQDLGQKKVIFEVNVPEDGEYEVRLAFPGSGGRASNVPVVIDHAEGSATISVDQTKRAKLLTMLQPVGRFPIQADKPFVVTISNTDTNGYVIVDALQVVNVNELSEENTEAADENLAKIEAQREHLDQLKARLKEVKDDAPPPAPVALAVREAEDQGDYSICIRGEPRNLGAKVPRGFLTVATYDSAPEIPAGQSGRLSLAEWLADPQNPLTARVYVNRVWQHLIGHGLVRSVDNFGHLGERPSHPQLLDQLAVEFIQHNWSTKWLIREIVLSRTYQQTSEHDESRWKIDPENRLLWRMNRKPLSAEQIRDTMLQATGSLDDSQTESPVAALGTLVSQNNPNDAKVQLASTNTRTIYQPVIRNELSSLMRVFDFADPDFVTGRRAETTVPTQSLWMLNSPMISERSQIIGKQITELAELTSEEKVQALYRRILGRTATSQEAEVAIQFVSPFEQSPAVGTNSESDSKTPEIEPNAEDWADLAHAIIASSTFRMLD
- a CDS encoding DUF1501 domain-containing protein, producing the protein MPRQITRRHHLQQLTAGSIGVSLAGLQGRTLEAATSFQNPGPHHRPAAKRVIFLFMHGGPSQVDLFDYKPELQKRDGGQIPFDVPDNLDAKTTLMASPWKFQQYGESGQWVSELLPHLAKKVDEISLIKSMHSKGQSHGQAVSMLHTGSDNLVRPSVGAWISYGLGKENHDLPAFVAIGPSSGHGGPRNYGSAFLPTEHQATTIGRQGKLGDATIEHLHASTSEDGTRQHRRLELIQSLNQTHLDRIGRDPRITGMIESYDLASRMQRVAPQVLDLSQESQATHELYGTDKKETENFGRQCLLGRRLLEAGVRYVELSTGNVWDQHGGLKEGHTKNALATDQPIAALLTDLKARGLLEDTVVVWGGEFGRTPTVQGSNGRDHNPQGFCTWLAGGGVKAGFSHGETDDFGYHAAIDRVHMHDLHATILHLLGINHEQLTYRYAGRDFRLTDVAGRVVNEIIA